The following coding sequences lie in one Deinobacterium chartae genomic window:
- a CDS encoding c-type cytochrome has product MRRTVVLAFGLLLPAALLASARAADGKALYSANCAGCHQATGKGVPNAFPPLAAHLPKVVAAKNGRAYLINVVLYGLQGQIRAGGANYNGAMPGFAQLKDDEVAAVLNYTLTAWGNKLPAGQKPLSAAEVKKERAAKKTAAQVLKLRPKGLK; this is encoded by the coding sequence GAGGCGCACGGTAGTACTCGCATTCGGCCTGCTGCTTCCCGCCGCCCTGCTCGCGTCGGCGCGGGCGGCCGACGGTAAAGCCCTGTACTCGGCAAACTGTGCCGGCTGCCATCAGGCGACCGGCAAAGGGGTGCCGAACGCCTTTCCACCGCTGGCCGCGCACCTGCCCAAGGTCGTGGCCGCCAAGAACGGCCGCGCCTACTTGATCAACGTGGTGCTCTACGGCCTGCAGGGTCAGATCCGGGCTGGCGGCGCGAACTACAACGGGGCCATGCCGGGGTTCGCGCAGCTCAAGGACGACGAGGTCGCGGCGGTGCTGAACTACACGCTCACCGCCTGGGGCAACAAACTGCCTGCCGGTCAGAAGCCGCTGAGTGCGGCTGAGGTCAAAAAAGAGCGCGCTGCCAAGAAAACGGCCGCTCAGGTACTGAAACTGCGCCCCAAGGGCCTGAAGTAA
- a CDS encoding 4Fe-4S ferredoxin — protein MSRAPATRFDLLRLPLVGRFLRWRYARFALQLPLLLLALLAILEGLLGSQLAAKNLATVSVWLHYRGLVVLALLIIGNLFCAACPLMLTRGPTRLLKRFVPELRWPRALRNKYTVLALTAAYIFAYEYFDLWASPWLTAWLMIGYFGAALVIDTLFPAGTFCRYVCPLGNFNFALSHGSPSQITARDPSRCASCEGKYCLNGRVEDASGRGTLRGTHRFETLTPLAMAGGSPAPVGHFPGCETELFVPALKSNQDCTLCLNCLRACPYDNVALELRPPARSWEQVRPKADWLLLGTVLFFAGLANAFAMVPPFYALAERLSGLLGTRSEGVLLPLLLGPPLLLGTLGSLGVFVASSRLLGLREGWSAALRRWGAVLLPMSFAMWAGHYSFHFLTGWASIIPAFWQALATLGLPVPPPDWTLAALVPENFLFPLQVVILYSGFGAGCYFAFRRARALGNPRAALPILAWLGMLSVIALLILAQPMEMRGTLLDPGTASGAPL, from the coding sequence ATGTCACGCGCTCCCGCCACCCGGTTCGACCTGCTGCGCCTGCCGCTGGTCGGCCGTTTCCTGCGCTGGCGGTACGCGCGCTTCGCGCTGCAGCTGCCGCTGCTGCTGCTGGCCCTGCTCGCGATCCTCGAGGGGCTGCTGGGCAGTCAGCTCGCCGCCAAGAACCTCGCGACCGTCTCGGTGTGGCTGCATTACCGCGGTCTGGTGGTGCTGGCCCTGCTGATCATTGGAAACCTGTTCTGCGCCGCCTGCCCGCTGATGCTGACCCGCGGCCCGACCCGGCTGCTCAAGCGCTTTGTGCCCGAGCTGCGCTGGCCGCGCGCGCTGCGCAACAAGTACACCGTGCTGGCCCTCACCGCTGCCTATATCTTTGCCTACGAGTACTTCGACCTGTGGGCCAGCCCCTGGCTGACCGCCTGGCTGATGATCGGGTACTTCGGAGCCGCGCTGGTCATCGATACCCTCTTTCCTGCCGGGACCTTCTGCAGGTACGTGTGCCCGCTGGGCAACTTCAACTTTGCGCTGTCGCACGGCAGCCCGTCGCAGATCACCGCACGCGACCCCTCGAGGTGCGCTTCCTGCGAGGGCAAGTACTGCCTCAACGGCCGCGTCGAGGATGCCTCGGGCCGGGGCACGCTGCGCGGCACGCACCGCTTCGAAACGCTCACCCCGCTGGCGATGGCAGGCGGCAGCCCTGCCCCCGTGGGCCACTTTCCCGGCTGCGAGACCGAGCTGTTCGTTCCGGCATTAAAGAGCAACCAGGACTGCACGCTGTGTCTGAACTGCCTGCGGGCCTGCCCGTACGACAACGTGGCCCTCGAGCTGCGCCCGCCTGCGCGCTCGTGGGAACAGGTGCGCCCCAAGGCGGACTGGCTGCTGCTGGGCACCGTGCTGTTTTTCGCCGGGCTGGCCAACGCCTTCGCGATGGTGCCGCCGTTTTACGCGCTGGCCGAGCGTCTCTCCGGTCTGCTGGGCACCCGCAGCGAGGGTGTGCTGCTGCCGCTGCTGCTCGGCCCGCCGCTGCTGCTGGGCACCCTGGGCAGCCTGGGGGTCTTTGTGGCCTCCAGCCGCCTCCTGGGGCTGCGCGAGGGCTGGAGCGCGGCGCTGCGCCGCTGGGGAGCCGTCCTGCTGCCGATGTCCTTTGCGATGTGGGCCGGGCACTACAGCTTTCACTTCCTGACCGGCTGGGCCTCGATCATCCCGGCCTTCTGGCAGGCCCTGGCCACCCTGGGCCTGCCGGTCCCCCCACCCGACTGGACCCTGGCCGCCCTGGTTCCCGAGAACTTCCTGTTTCCGCTGCAGGTCGTGATCCTCTACAGCGGTTTCGGAGCGGGCTGCTACTTCGCTTTCCGCCGCGCCCGCGCGCTCGGCAACCCGCGCGCGGCCCTGCCGATCCTGGCGTGGCTGGGTATGCTGTCGGTCATCGCCCTGCTGATCCTGGCCCAGCCGATGGAGATGCGCGGCACCCTGCTCGATCCCGGCACCGCGTCCGGCGCCCCCCTGTGA
- a CDS encoding DUF420 domain-containing protein, with protein sequence MPANANLAELVSFWSIITIVLSGLSLIVGVILIRRGQRTWHMRAMVTATAFAALFLALYITKTLLGASRGYNGPEEWRLAYYILLGSHTILAAANGPMALVVIYNALKGRGASGGSLAPTATRSGAAGSFFARHRAWARWTVPVWLYVAVTGWIIYLVLHAYPPKYIEL encoded by the coding sequence ATGCCCGCGAACGCGAACCTCGCAGAACTGGTCAGCTTCTGGTCGATCATCACGATCGTGCTCAGCGGCCTGTCCCTGATCGTCGGCGTGATCCTGATCCGCCGGGGCCAGCGCACCTGGCACATGCGCGCCATGGTCACGGCGACCGCCTTTGCCGCCCTGTTTCTGGCGCTCTACATCACCAAGACCCTGCTGGGGGCCTCGAGGGGCTACAACGGTCCCGAGGAGTGGCGCCTGGCCTACTACATCCTGCTCGGAAGCCACACCATCTTGGCGGCAGCGAACGGCCCGATGGCGCTGGTCGTGATTTACAACGCCCTCAAGGGGCGCGGGGCCAGCGGCGGCAGCCTCGCTCCGACTGCGACCCGCTCGGGTGCGGCGGGCAGCTTCTTTGCCCGTCACCGTGCGTGGGCGCGCTGGACCGTGCCGGTATGGCTGTACGTGGCGGTAACCGGCTGGATCATCTACCTGGTGCTGCACGCCTATCCGCCCAAGTACATCGAGCTGTAA